A window of the Oncorhynchus masou masou isolate Uvic2021 chromosome 13, UVic_Omas_1.1, whole genome shotgun sequence genome harbors these coding sequences:
- the LOC135552530 gene encoding TLC domain-containing protein 5-like, with translation MTSLSVGVVLCLTGWITLYTLLCNTNGSRGSEWNCRLVTLFHGILAVCITAYIGYVEGPWPFTHPGTKNTPLQITAMVISLGYFIFDMGWCVYFRTEGPVMLIHHTMSILGILLTLSLGESGIESCAVIFASEITNPLLQARWFLRQLGRYESLTGEAVDVLFVVLFVFMRIVVGGRMLYCELISPWPRFIIKCEGVAMYVLSWVFMVDIGRFAYRKSQSKYRRWRNQHRSAAANGHDGKQTERLPYHDE, from the exons ATGACATCACTGTCTGTTGGCGTGGTCCTCTGCCTTACAGGCTGGATCACTCTCTACACACTACTGTGTAACACCAATGGAAGCCGTGGGTCTGAGTGGAACTGTAGGCTGGTCACACTGTTCCATGGAATCCTGGCAGTCTGCATAACAGCCTACATAGGTTATGTGGAAGGACCTTGGCCCTTCACACATCCAG GCACAAAGAACACCCCCCTTCAGATCACTGCTATGGTCATTAGCCTGGGCTACTTCATCTTTGACATGGGCTGGTGTGTGTACTTCCGCACAGAGGGCCCGGTGATGCTGATCCACCACACCATGAGCATCCTGGGTATCTTGTTGACCCTGAGCTTGGGGGAATCAGGCATTGAGTCATGCGCCGTAATCTTTGCCAGTGAGATCACCAACCCCCTTCTGCAAGCTCGCTGGTTCCTGAGACAGCTGGGTCGCTATGAGAGCCTGACAGGGGAGGCGGTGGATGTTCTGTTTGTAGTGCTATTTGTGTTTATGCGCATAGTGGTTGGCGGAAGGATGTTGTACTGCGAGCTCATCTCCCCATGGCCCAGGTTCATTATAAAGTGTGAGGGAGTTGCCATGTATGTGCTATCCTGGGTGTTCATGGTGGACATTGGTCGTTTCGCCTACCGCAAGAGTCAATCCAAATACAGACGCTGGAGAAACCAACACAGATCGGCAGCAGCTAACGGACATGACGGAAAACAGACTGAAAGACTTCCTTATCATGATGAATAA
- the LOC135552531 gene encoding TLC domain-containing protein 5-like yields MTSLAVDVVLCLTGWITLYTLLCSTSGSHGSEWNCRLVTLLHGILAVCITAYIGYVDGPWPFTHPGTKNTPLQITAMVISLGYFIFDMGWCVYFSTEGPVMLAHHTMSILGILLTLSLGESGIESCAVLFGSEITNPLLQARWFLRQLGCYESLTGEAVDVLFVVLFVFMRIVVGRRMLYCELISTRPRFIIKCGGVAMYVLSWVFMVDIGRFAYRKSQSKYRRWRDQHRLETVNRHDGKTD; encoded by the exons ATGACATCGCTGGCTGTCGACGTGGTCCTCTGCCTAACAGGCTGGATCACTCTCTACACCCTACTGTGTAGCACCAGTGGCAGCCATGGCTCTGAGTGGAACTGTAGGCTGGTCACACTGCTCCATGGAATCCTTGCAGTCTGTATAACAGCATACATAGGCTATGTGGATGGACCTTGGCCCTTCACACATCCAG GCACAAAGAACACCCCCCTTCAGATCACTGCTATGGTCATTAGCCTGGGCTACTTCATCTTCGATATGGGCTGGTGTGTTTACTTCAGCACAGAGGGCCCGGTGATGCTGGCTCACCACACCATGAGCATCCTGGGTATCTTGTTGACCCTGAGCTTGGGGGAATCGGGCATCGAGTCCTGCGCCGTACTCTTTGGCAGTGAGATCACCAACCCCCTTTTGCAAGCTCGCTGGTTCCTGAGACAGTTGGGATGCTATGAGAGCCTGACAGGCGAGGCGGTGGATGTTCTGTTTGTAGTGCTATTTGTGTTTATGCGCATAGTGGTTGGCAGAAGGATGTTGTACTGCGAGCTCATCTCCACACGGCCCAGGTTCATTATAAAGTGTGGGGGAGTTGCCATGTATGTGCTATCCTGGGTGTTCATGGTGGACATTGGTCGTTTCGCCTACCGCAAGAGTCAATCCAAATACAGACGCTGGCGAGACCAACACAGATTGGAAACAGTTAACAGACATGATGGAAAGACAGACTGA